The Salmo salar chromosome ssa06, Ssal_v3.1, whole genome shotgun sequence genome window below encodes:
- the rs30 gene encoding 40S ribosomal protein S30, translating to MQLFLRAQNTHTLEVTGQETVREIKLHVQTLEGLLMEDQVLLLDSSPLEDSSSLVDCGISEYCTLEVAGRLLGGKVHGSLARAGKVRGQTPKVDKQEKKKKKTGRAKRRIQYNRRFVNVVPTFGKKKGPNANS from the exons ATGCAGCTCTTCTTGCGTGCCCAGAACACTCACACCCTTGAGGTGACCGGACAGGAGACCGTCAGAGAAATAAAG CTCCATGTCCAGACTCTGGAGGGTCTCCTAATGGAGGACCAGGTGCTATTGCTGGACAGTTCCCCCTTGGAGGACTCTTCCTCTCTGGTGGACTGTGGCATCTCTGAGTACTGCACCTTGGAAGTGGCTGGCCGACTTCTGGGAG GAAAGGTCCATGGCTCCCTGGCCCGTGCCGGTAAAGTGCGGGGACAGACACCCAAG GTTGACAagcaggagaagaagaagaagaagactggtCGTGCCAAGCGTCGCATCCAGTACAACAGGCGCTTCGTCAATGTTGTGCCCACCTTCGGCAAGAAGAAGGGCCCCAACGCCAACTCCTAA
- the LOC106608082 gene encoding peptidyl-prolyl cis-trans isomerase FKBP3 — protein MAAELTREWSDEQLKSDDLPKKDIIKFIQDNAAHSFLAEHKLMGNIKNVAKTAKKEQLIIAYNDLFESKRFLGSEPIEDVTEHVKNVKIEDKPKEFVEVVDEGPPKFFKSVLKKGDKTNFPKKGDNVSCWYTGSLEDGTVFDTNIPATARKKKQSKPLSFKVGLGRVIKGWDEGILTMSKGETAKLEIEPEWAYGKKGLPDSKIPPNAKLIFEVELVAVD, from the exons ATGGCGGCTGAATTGACCAGAGAGTGGAGCGATGAACAGCTAAAAAGTGATGATCTACCCAAAAAAGACATTATTAAGTTCATTCAGGACAATGCTGCCCATTCG TTTCTTGCAGAACACAAGCTGATGGGAAATATCAAGAATGTTGCAAAAACGGCAAAGAAGGAGCAACTGATTATTGCATACAACGATTTGTTTGAGAGCAAG CGATTTTTAGGTTCAGAACCCATTGAAGATGTGACGGAGCATGTGAAAAATGTGAAGATCGAAGACAAGCCCAAAGAATTTGTGGAAGTCGTTGATGAG GGTCCTCCTAAGTTCTTCAAGTCTGTGCTGAAGAAAGGTGACAAGACTAACTTCCCTAAGAAGGGAGACAATGTGAGCTGTTGGTACACTGGCTCCCTGGAGGACGGCACAGTGTTCGACACCAACATCCCTGCAA CTGCCAGAAAGAAGAAACAGAGCAAGCCACTGAGCTTCAAAGTTGGCCTGGGCCGGGTCATCAAAGGG TGGGATGAAGGTATCTTAACGATGAGCAAAGGCGAGACAGCCAAACTGGAGATTGAACCAGAATGGGCCTACGGGAAGAAGGGACTTCCTGATTCAAA AATCCCACCAAACGCAAAGCTGATCTTCGAGGTCGAGCTGGTGGCCGTCGATTAA